In Helianthus annuus cultivar XRQ/B chromosome 8, HanXRQr2.0-SUNRISE, whole genome shotgun sequence, a single genomic region encodes these proteins:
- the LOC110889387 gene encoding 40S ribosomal protein S8, translating into MGISRDSMHKRRATGGKKKAWRKKRKYELGRQPANTKISSNKTVRRVRVRGGNVKWRALRLDTGNYSWGSEAVTRKTRILDVVYNASNNELVRTQTLVKSAIVQVDAAPFKQWYLQHYGVDIGRKKKAAAAVKKDGEEAEGATEEAKKSNHVVRKLEKRQEERKLDPHVEEQFSSGRLLAAISSRPGQCGRADGYILEGKELEFYMKKLQKKKGKGAAA; encoded by the exons ATGG GTATCAGCAGAGATAGTATGCACAAGAGACGCGCCACTGGAGGCAAGAAGAAGGCCTGGAGGAAGAAGCGAAA GTATGAGCTCGGAAGACAGCCAGCAAATACCAAGATTTCGAGCAACAAGACTGTTAGGAGGGTTAGGGTTCGTGGTGGTAATGTTAAGTGGCGGGCGTTGAGGTTGGATACCGGTAACTACTCATGGGGAAGTGAGGCTGTGACCCGAAAGACCCGTATTTTGGATGTGGTTTACAATGCATCCAACAATGAGTTGGTCAGAACCCAAACACTTGTTAAGAGTGCAATTGTTCAGGTGGATGCTGCACCTTTTAAGCAATGGTATTTGCAACACTATGGTGTTGATATTGGTCGCAAGAAGAAAGCCGCTGCTGCAGTCAAAAAGGACGGAGAG GAAGCAGAAGGCGCAACAGAGGAGGCCAAGAAGAGTAACCATGTTGTGAGGAAACTGGAAAAACGTCAAGAGGAACGCAAACTCGACCCACATGTTGAAGAACAGTTTTCTAGTGGTCGTCTTCTTGCTGCCATCTCATCTCGCCCTGGGCAGTGTGGTCGTGCTGATGG ATACATATTGGAAGGAAAAGAGCTAGAATTCTACATGAAGAAGCTGCAGaagaagaaaggaaagggtgCTGCTGCTTAA